One Streptococcus sp. zg-86 DNA window includes the following coding sequences:
- the rfbD gene encoding dTDP-4-dehydrorhamnose reductase, translating into MILITGSNGQLGTELRHLLDERGVEYVAADVAEMDITNAEKVAAFFEEVKPSIVYHCAAYTAVDMAEDEGKELNYAINVTGSENIAKAAEQYGATLVYISTDYVFNGELPIGQEWQVDDQPDPQSEYGRTKRLGEEAVEKYASKFYTVRTAWVFGNYGKNFVFTMQNLAETRDTLTVVNDQHGRPTWTRTLAEFMVHLVDTKQEFGYYHLSNDAIEDTTWFDFATEILKDTDTKVLPVDSSQFPAKAKRPFNSTMSLEKAKATGFVIPTWQEALAAFYQQEKK; encoded by the coding sequence ATGATTTTAATTACAGGTAGTAATGGACAATTGGGAACAGAGCTTCGCCATTTATTAGATGAGCGAGGTGTTGAATATGTCGCAGCTGATGTGGCAGAAATGGATATCACCAATGCTGAAAAAGTCGCAGCCTTTTTTGAAGAAGTAAAACCAAGTATTGTCTATCACTGTGCCGCCTACACAGCAGTTGATATGGCAGAAGATGAAGGTAAGGAATTGAACTATGCCATTAACGTGACTGGTTCTGAAAATATCGCAAAGGCTGCTGAGCAATATGGAGCAACCTTGGTATATATCTCAACAGACTATGTCTTCAATGGTGAGTTACCGATAGGGCAAGAGTGGCAAGTAGATGATCAACCAGATCCCCAGTCAGAATACGGTCGGACCAAGCGTTTGGGAGAAGAGGCAGTTGAGAAATACGCTAGTAAATTCTACACTGTGCGCACAGCTTGGGTATTTGGAAATTACGGAAAAAATTTCGTCTTTACTATGCAAAATCTTGCGGAAACACGTGATACCTTGACAGTTGTGAATGATCAGCATGGACGCCCAACTTGGACGCGTACCTTGGCAGAATTTATGGTTCATCTCGTAGATACCAAGCAGGAATTTGGTTATTATCATTTATCAAACGATGCTATAGAAGATACAACTTGGTTTGACTTTGCGACTGAGATTTTAAAAGATACAGATACCAAGGTATTACCAGTTGATTCCAGCCAATTTCCCGCAAAAGCAAAACGACCATTTAACTCGACAATGAGTTTAGAAAAGGCAAAGGCAACAGGTTTTGTGATTCCAACCTGGCAAGAAGCCTTGGCAGCCTTTTATCAACAAGAAAAGAAATAA
- the cps2T gene encoding beta 1-4 rhamnosyltransferase Cps2T, with protein sequence MRHIFIIGSRGLPAKYGGFETFVEQLVTHQENRKIQYHVACLSDETHHVHTLYKGADCFTINPPKLGPARVIAYDMLAIRYALSLVKKERIERPVFYILGNTIGAFIAPFAHQIHAVGGTLLVNPDGLEWKRSKWPRPVQHYLKYSEKLMTRHADRIVSDNEGIEDYIQATYPWAKTTCVAYGTDLTPTTLTNESSEVRAFFDRFQLVEKGYYLVVGRFVPENNYATIIREFMATQTARKLVIICNHEGSSYFEKLKAETRFDTDERILFVGTVYQQELLKYIRQEARAYLHGHEVGGTNPGLLEALAQTNENLILGVDFNQKVALETAHYWTKKEGNLADLLHQIDRQEENQELGQAAKERMASHYTWAKIVGQYEDLFLS encoded by the coding sequence ATGAGACACATTTTTATTATTGGTAGCCGTGGGCTGCCAGCTAAATACGGTGGTTTCGAGACCTTTGTCGAACAACTGGTTACCCACCAAGAAAATAGGAAGATTCAATATCATGTTGCTTGTTTGTCAGATGAAACACACCATGTTCATACCCTTTATAAGGGAGCGGATTGTTTTACCATCAATCCACCCAAACTAGGACCAGCGCGCGTCATTGCCTATGATATGTTGGCGATTCGCTATGCGCTATCTCTCGTTAAAAAGGAGAGAATAGAGCGGCCAGTTTTCTATATTTTAGGAAATACAATTGGTGCTTTCATTGCTCCATTTGCCCATCAGATTCATGCTGTTGGAGGGACGCTGTTGGTGAACCCAGATGGATTGGAATGGAAACGTAGCAAATGGCCACGTCCTGTGCAGCACTATCTCAAGTATTCAGAAAAGCTGATGACACGGCATGCAGATAGGATTGTTTCAGATAATGAAGGGATTGAGGACTATATTCAAGCAACCTATCCATGGGCAAAGACGACCTGCGTTGCTTATGGAACAGACCTAACTCCTACCACTCTGACAAACGAAAGTTCAGAAGTACGAGCATTTTTTGATCGCTTTCAATTAGTAGAAAAAGGTTATTATCTGGTTGTAGGGCGCTTTGTACCCGAAAATAATTATGCGACGATTATTCGAGAATTTATGGCGACACAGACTGCTAGAAAATTAGTCATTATCTGTAATCATGAAGGGTCGTCTTACTTTGAGAAGTTGAAAGCAGAAACGCGATTTGATACCGATGAACGCATCCTATTTGTCGGAACAGTCTACCAGCAGGAGTTGTTGAAATATATCCGCCAAGAAGCGCGTGCCTATCTGCATGGTCATGAGGTTGGTGGAACCAATCCAGGCTTACTAGAAGCACTTGCCCAAACCAATGAGAATCTGATTTTGGGAGTTGATTTCAACCAAAAAGTAGCGCTTGAAACTGCCCATTATTGGACAAAAAAAGAGGGGAATTTGGCTGATTTACTCCATCAGATAGATAGACAAGAGGAAAATCAAGAATTGGGACAGGCAGCAAAAGAACGAATGGCTTCTCACTACACTTGGGCAAAAATAGTTGGCCAGTATGAGGACTTATTTTTATCATGA
- a CDS encoding glycosyltransferase family 2 protein produces the protein MRVHILLSTYNGERFLREQIDSIRRQTVSDWTLLIRDDGSSDGTRDIIKEYCQKDERICFINPDDTTNLGVINSFHTLLQYKVADYYFFSDQDDVWLEHKLEWQLEEAQAYPADKPLLVYTDLTVVGQDLTVMHESMIKTQSDHANTRLVQELTENTVTGGVAMVNHTLAELWTGQEAYALLMHDWYLALVAAALGNLVYIDQPTELYRQHEANVLGARTLKKRMHNWIRPHVLFAKYWKLIQDSQRQARNLLDLPLSTKDRELVENFITIMDVPFMERLNRIRVYGYRKNKAFHTLVFTSLILTKFAYKE, from the coding sequence ATGAGAGTACATATTTTATTATCCACCTATAATGGTGAACGATTTTTAAGAGAACAGATTGATAGCATTCGCAGGCAAACGGTTTCTGATTGGACCTTGTTGATTCGAGATGATGGATCAAGCGATGGCACAAGGGACATTATCAAGGAATATTGCCAAAAAGATGAGCGAATTTGCTTCATCAATCCAGATGATACGACAAATCTTGGTGTAATAAACAGTTTTCATACCCTTTTGCAATATAAAGTAGCGGATTACTATTTCTTTAGTGATCAGGATGATGTGTGGTTGGAGCATAAATTAGAATGGCAATTAGAAGAGGCTCAGGCTTACCCAGCAGACAAGCCCTTGCTAGTTTACACCGATTTAACCGTTGTTGGACAGGATTTGACGGTCATGCATGAAAGTATGATAAAAACGCAGTCGGACCATGCCAATACTCGTCTTGTTCAGGAATTAACAGAAAATACTGTCACAGGTGGTGTAGCCATGGTCAATCATACCTTAGCGGAGCTTTGGACAGGACAAGAAGCGTATGCCTTATTGATGCACGATTGGTATTTAGCACTTGTCGCGGCAGCTCTAGGAAATCTTGTCTATATTGATCAACCAACCGAACTCTACCGCCAGCATGAAGCGAATGTACTGGGAGCTAGAACCCTTAAAAAACGAATGCACAATTGGATTCGCCCCCATGTGTTATTTGCAAAATACTGGAAACTGATTCAGGACAGTCAAAGACAGGCTAGAAATCTCTTGGATTTGCCCTTGTCAACCAAGGATAGAGAACTAGTCGAGAATTTTATAACGATTATGGATGTTCCCTTTATGGAACGACTCAACCGTATACGAGTGTATGGTTATCGGAAAAACAAGGCCTTTCACACCCTTGTTTTTACCAGTCTTATCCTCACAAAATTTGCCTATAAGGAGTAA
- a CDS encoding ABC transporter permease — translation MDIFSQKNRILLKELIKTDFKLRYQGSVIGYLWSILKPLMLFAIMYVVFIHFLRLGGDVPHFPVALLLGNVIWSFFAEATNMGMVSIVTRGDLLRKLNFSKEIIVLSSVFGAAINFSINLIVVLIFSIFNGVEFTWTVIFALPLFLELFLLATGVAFILSTLFVRFRDLAQIWEVFMQAGMYATPIIYSLSFVMNKSVLAAKIIMLNPLAQIIQDMRYFVIDRANIPVWQIIQNKVIVLIPYLIPILVFVIGTTVFKKYSKKFAEIL, via the coding sequence ATGGATATTTTTTCCCAAAAAAATCGAATTTTACTAAAAGAATTAATCAAAACGGATTTTAAATTGCGTTATCAAGGAAGCGTGATTGGCTATTTATGGTCTATCTTGAAGCCTTTGATGCTCTTTGCAATTATGTATGTTGTCTTCATTCATTTCCTACGCTTAGGAGGAGATGTTCCACACTTTCCAGTTGCCCTCTTGTTAGGGAATGTCATCTGGTCCTTCTTTGCAGAAGCAACCAATATGGGAATGGTTTCGATTGTCACTCGTGGTGATTTATTGAGAAAACTCAATTTTTCAAAAGAAATTATCGTCTTATCATCTGTCTTTGGAGCAGCGATTAACTTTTCAATCAATCTAATTGTTGTCTTGATCTTTTCTATTTTTAATGGGGTTGAGTTTACTTGGACAGTTATCTTTGCCCTTCCATTGTTTTTAGAGTTGTTTTTATTGGCAACTGGGGTGGCCTTTATTCTTTCTACTCTCTTTGTTCGTTTCCGTGATTTAGCACAGATTTGGGAAGTCTTTATGCAGGCTGGAATGTATGCAACGCCGATTATTTATTCCCTTTCTTTTGTAATGAACAAAAGCGTGCTAGCAGCGAAGATTATTATGCTCAATCCGCTAGCTCAAATTATCCAAGATATGCGGTATTTTGTCATTGATCGGGCCAATATCCCTGTATGGCAAATCATTCAAAATAAGGTGATTGTCTTGATTCCGTATCTCATTCCTATCTTGGTATTTGTGATTGGGACAACAGTATTTAAGAAATATTCTAAGAAATTTGCGGAGATTCTCTAA
- a CDS encoding ABC transporter ATP-binding protein has protein sequence MTDKQIAVKVDHVSKFFKLPTEASQSLRTTMVNRFKGIKGYKEQHVLKDISFEVEKGDFFGILGRNGSGKSTLLKIISQIYVPEKGSVTVNGKLVSFIELGVGFNPELTGRENVYLNGALLGFSREEIDAMYDDIVEFAELQEFMNQKLKNYSSGMQVRLAFSVAIKAQGDVLILDEVLAVGDEAFQRKCNDYFQERKKSGKTTILVTHDMGAVKKYCNKAVLIENGLVKAIGNPENVANQYSFDNTIPIHQDSNEGEAEGQEEQVQVENFRLQLLSKQQIAPGDLVHFEIDFDVIEDIETYIALSLTDIDRNIWIYNDNSLDQLMTGKGHKTIHYQCSLPNVNNLKLKLEVTVRNAAGEMLAYSDATQTPIIMVQRTDIAFDDKSAQDSATGLIQRNGTWRFEK, from the coding sequence ATGACAGACAAACAGATTGCAGTAAAAGTAGACCATGTCAGCAAGTTTTTCAAATTACCGACTGAAGCGAGCCAAAGTCTGCGAACAACCATGGTCAATCGTTTTAAAGGTATTAAAGGTTACAAAGAGCAGCATGTGTTAAAAGATATTTCCTTTGAAGTAGAAAAGGGAGATTTCTTTGGTATTCTTGGACGTAATGGTTCTGGAAAATCAACCTTACTCAAGATTATTTCACAAATTTATGTGCCAGAAAAAGGCTCTGTGACCGTCAATGGTAAGTTGGTATCTTTTATTGAGCTTGGTGTCGGCTTTAATCCGGAATTGACTGGTCGAGAAAATGTCTATTTAAATGGTGCCCTGCTTGGGTTTTCGCGCGAAGAAATTGATGCCATGTATGATGACATCGTGGAATTTGCGGAACTTCAAGAGTTTATGAACCAAAAATTGAAGAATTATTCGAGCGGTATGCAGGTTCGTCTTGCCTTTTCGGTTGCCATTAAAGCGCAAGGTGATGTCCTGATTTTAGATGAAGTATTAGCGGTTGGAGACGAAGCCTTTCAGCGGAAATGTAACGATTATTTCCAAGAACGCAAAAAAAGCGGCAAGACGACCATTCTGGTCACTCATGACATGGGTGCAGTCAAAAAATACTGCAACAAAGCCGTTTTGATTGAAAATGGATTGGTCAAAGCGATTGGGAATCCAGAAAATGTAGCCAATCAATACAGCTTTGACAATACTATTCCGATTCATCAGGATTCGAATGAAGGAGAGGCTGAAGGACAGGAAGAACAAGTCCAAGTTGAAAATTTCCGCTTACAATTATTATCGAAACAACAGATTGCTCCGGGAGATCTTGTTCACTTTGAAATTGATTTTGATGTCATAGAAGATATTGAGACCTATATTGCCTTGTCATTGACGGATATTGATCGCAATATTTGGATTTATAATGATAATTCACTCGATCAGCTGATGACTGGGAAAGGGCATAAAACAATTCATTACCAATGCTCACTCCCAAATGTCAACAACTTAAAATTAAAATTGGAAGTGACCGTTCGAAATGCAGCTGGTGAAATGTTAGCTTATTCGGACGCCACTCAAACGCCTATTATTATGGTACAACGAACAGATATCGCCTTTGATGATAAATCTGCTCAGGACTCTGCAACTGGTTTAATCCAGAGAAATGGAACGTGGAGATTTGAAAAATGA
- a CDS encoding glycosyltransferase family 2 protein — translation MKPVISVVVTCYNHEQFIEECLRSIFSQTYPMIDLYVYNDGSTDYSEEVILNVLKDSPFESTSYKYHENCGLVKTRNKALEQVGGDFVLFVDSDDFLPTNFIEELVQTALQEDADIVYAKLKNPADNTIVIDTQEYNLGSLFLGNYISATSLIRKETIGDSRYDEYLNYKKLEDYDFYLHLILEKGAKPVPNHTTFLNYRVLANSMSARNNLLKHYIAYIYILAKYQKLAPKEVEYAIDIHFNHNRQLAVANQKVTVYMADAEGLFSEENKLQFPIANAAAITFDLPETCQHIRVDLSEIPSFYERVSLTSQETGEELLPGFTNAIILEKSYLFPNPDPQMIYEIPATANRTYTLSYQSYEMDNLHSDDYVVKILAQNLLDMTVKVKELEQYKLGFDQKQQQLEKVTDQYNRVITSRRWTIPTKILNFFRRK, via the coding sequence ATGAAACCTGTAATTTCGGTAGTTGTAACTTGCTATAATCATGAACAGTTCATCGAGGAGTGTCTCAGAAGTATATTTTCTCAGACATATCCTATGATTGACTTATATGTCTATAATGACGGCTCTACGGATTATTCAGAGGAGGTCATTCTAAATGTTTTGAAAGACTCCCCATTTGAAAGCACTAGCTATAAGTACCATGAGAATTGTGGCTTGGTCAAGACCCGAAATAAGGCGCTCGAACAAGTAGGTGGAGATTTTGTATTATTTGTCGATAGTGATGATTTTTTACCTACGAATTTTATCGAGGAACTTGTTCAAACGGCTCTTCAAGAAGACGCTGATATTGTGTATGCTAAGCTAAAAAATCCAGCAGATAACACAATCGTGATTGATACACAAGAATACAATCTGGGGTCCCTATTTTTGGGGAATTACATTTCAGCCACGTCTTTAATCCGTAAGGAAACGATTGGGGATAGTCGCTATGATGAATATTTAAATTATAAAAAGTTGGAAGATTATGATTTCTATCTACATTTAATCTTAGAAAAGGGAGCAAAACCTGTCCCAAATCATACAACTTTCTTAAACTACAGAGTACTTGCGAACTCAATGTCAGCTAGGAACAACCTTTTAAAGCATTATATAGCCTATATCTACATTCTTGCAAAGTATCAAAAGCTTGCTCCAAAAGAAGTAGAATATGCAATTGATATTCATTTTAATCATAATAGACAGTTAGCTGTAGCAAATCAAAAAGTTACAGTTTATATGGCAGATGCAGAAGGGCTATTTTCAGAAGAAAACAAGCTTCAATTCCCTATTGCCAACGCAGCGGCTATTACCTTTGACCTTCCTGAGACTTGTCAGCATATCCGAGTTGATTTATCGGAGATACCTAGTTTTTATGAGCGAGTTAGCTTGACATCGCAGGAAACGGGAGAGGAACTTTTACCAGGTTTTACAAATGCGATTATATTGGAGAAATCCTACCTATTTCCAAATCCTGATCCACAGATGATTTATGAAATTCCTGCTACAGCAAACCGGACCTATACCTTATCGTACCAGTCATATGAAATGGATAATCTTCACTCAGATGATTACGTTGTAAAAATTCTTGCTCAAAACTTACTTGATATGACAGTAAAAGTGAAAGAATTGGAACAATATAAGTTAGGATTTGACCAAAAACAACAACAGCTAGAAAAAGTAACGGATCAATACAATCGGGTTATTACTTCTCGTCGTTGGACAATTCCGACTAAAATATTAAATTTCTTTAGGAGAAAATAA
- a CDS encoding rhamnan synthesis F family protein, with amino-acid sequence MKRLLLYVHFNKYNIISSHVEYQLMHMRPLFSKVVFISNSILSPEAVEHLQDASLIDAFIQRENSGFDFAAWRDGMNQVGFSHLEEYDSVTLMNDTCFGPLWDMGEVYHRFESDEAVDFWGMTNHRETKGVKEHIQSYFVSFKHEVICSPAFQDFWSTVQDFTDVQEVIDHYETQVTTSLVQAGFRYQTVFNTIDADTTGMRHPDFSYYNPTSILSHKVPFIKVKAFEGNQIIAPFILEEIGRTSDYPVDLIIYHMSKVFSPTRDYLLGKKYHRDTAISNRLKDAKVAIHLHTFYVDLLEEFLDAFEGFVFTYDLYLTTNTEEKIKEIQEILDRRNVSATIRLTGNIGRDVLPMLQLKEELAQYEYVGHFHTKKSKEADYWAGQSWRTELIDMLVKPSNEILSSMIETEELGMMIADIPSYFRYVRLDPWAELGMIPFMEELWEKMALPKQMDFYEADVFVMSYGTYIWFKYDALKPLFEIGLTEADVPKEPLPQNTILHAIERLLVYIAWAQGYDFRIRQNPNPIPPFIDNRILNRRQLEQFSPYAYIDFTYFGGIKGALKYLRKSWTNTLKYLFKRIVGK; translated from the coding sequence ATGAAACGCCTATTACTATATGTGCATTTTAATAAATATAATATCATCAGCTCACATGTTGAGTACCAGCTAATGCACATGCGACCACTTTTTTCAAAAGTTGTCTTTATCTCAAACAGTATTCTTTCCCCAGAAGCAGTGGAACATTTACAAGATGCCAGCTTGATTGATGCTTTTATCCAACGTGAAAATAGTGGCTTCGATTTTGCAGCTTGGCGGGACGGAATGAATCAGGTTGGTTTTTCTCATTTAGAAGAATATGATTCGGTTACCTTGATGAATGATACTTGCTTTGGTCCTTTGTGGGATATGGGAGAGGTCTATCATCGTTTTGAAAGTGATGAGGCAGTTGATTTTTGGGGAATGACCAATCATCGTGAAACAAAGGGAGTTAAAGAACATATCCAAAGTTACTTTGTTTCATTTAAACATGAGGTGATTTGCTCTCCAGCCTTCCAAGACTTTTGGTCTACTGTCCAAGATTTTACAGATGTACAAGAAGTGATTGATCACTATGAAACGCAAGTGACGACTTCTCTTGTTCAAGCAGGTTTTCGTTATCAAACCGTTTTTAATACGATTGATGCTGACACCACAGGGATGAGACATCCTGACTTCTCTTATTACAATCCGACCAGTATTTTAAGCCATAAGGTTCCATTTATTAAAGTAAAGGCATTTGAAGGCAACCAAATTATTGCACCCTTTATTTTGGAAGAGATTGGAAGAACATCGGATTATCCTGTTGATCTGATTATTTACCACATGTCAAAAGTATTTAGTCCTACTCGTGACTATCTATTAGGGAAGAAATACCATAGAGATACGGCTATTAGCAATCGCTTAAAGGATGCGAAAGTAGCGATTCACTTGCATACCTTCTATGTTGACTTGTTAGAAGAGTTTTTAGATGCATTTGAAGGATTTGTTTTTACCTATGATTTATATTTGACGACCAATACTGAGGAAAAAATCAAGGAAATTCAGGAAATCTTGGATAGACGGAATGTATCCGCAACTATTCGATTAACTGGAAATATTGGACGTGATGTCTTGCCGATGTTGCAATTAAAAGAGGAATTGGCACAATATGAGTATGTTGGACATTTCCATACCAAAAAATCAAAAGAGGCAGACTATTGGGCAGGACAATCATGGCGAACAGAATTGATTGATATGCTGGTTAAACCTTCAAACGAAATTCTCTCCAGTATGATAGAAACAGAAGAATTGGGAATGATGATTGCAGATATTCCTAGCTATTTCCGTTATGTTCGTCTGGATCCTTGGGCAGAACTCGGAATGATTCCGTTTATGGAAGAACTATGGGAAAAAATGGCCTTGCCGAAACAAATGGATTTTTATGAAGCAGATGTTTTTGTCATGAGTTATGGAACCTATATTTGGTTTAAATACGACGCCTTGAAACCCTTATTTGAGATTGGATTAACAGAAGCAGATGTTCCGAAAGAACCATTGCCACAAAATACTATTCTTCACGCCATTGAGCGCTTATTAGTCTATATTGCATGGGCACAGGGATACGATTTTAGAATCAGACAAAATCCAAATCCTATTCCTCCATTTATAGACAACCGCATTTTGAATAGAAGACAATTAGAGCAATTTAGCCCCTATGCCTACATTGATTTCACTTATTTTGGTGGCATAAAAGGCGCACTGAAATATTTAAGAAAATCGTGGACGAATACATTGAAGTATCTTTTCAAACGGATAGTAGGAAAGTAA
- a CDS encoding LTA synthase family protein, translating to MLQLLKKRVNELWDKRLLIFTILKYSFTTMLILYSHRIHQNHFYVMISLLELISIALFSNYLLRINKWLAFIINSLALLLLNAQMLMMIFGGSYVTLVMLTNLESIEAIGGKLKLYLSGVIALVMFSLMPIKRFKVPYVSTNKLLSISLLSELILTLMHGSMYSPFFAIYQLRQDAKAYQRQLEEIANQPNITSEFYREHVDSAIQRPENIKEKPNVVLLFVEGLSQNIIDDSRAIMPTVAKVQKESLNFSNYYNHTFATYRGIIGQLYSGYQLDNYDNNTLISIQDVLANEGYQTSFINVEPSNTQFTTYLESLNFQNLISDPSKSYSGHNGTVSDKEAFEILYDTIEQQAKEDKPFFTAMYTFGTHITLNSPHEKYGDGHSPLLNRFYNFDVQFKKFIEKFKESGLAQNTVLVFAVDHATYQDAEFISVFPGYARANPDVDIVPFFMYHDGIMARTVDVKGRNSIDMAPTILDYMDINRENYFLGTSLFFPKENNNSFDTVFFDNSFLLSTDQNRVEPLSEASKEIIEAQLQKYFAAKTQPPMKP from the coding sequence ATGTTGCAACTATTAAAAAAGAGAGTGAATGAGTTGTGGGATAAGCGACTACTGATATTTACTATTTTAAAATATTCCTTTACAACGATGCTCATCCTCTATTCTCACCGTATTCATCAAAATCATTTTTACGTGATGATTAGCTTATTAGAGTTAATCTCAATAGCGCTCTTTTCGAATTACTTGCTACGGATTAATAAGTGGCTGGCATTCATTATCAATAGTCTTGCCCTATTGCTGTTAAATGCCCAAATGCTGATGATGATTTTTGGTGGTAGCTATGTAACCTTGGTTATGTTAACAAATTTGGAGTCAATTGAAGCCATAGGTGGAAAATTGAAGCTCTATCTTTCAGGGGTGATTGCGTTAGTGATGTTTTCGCTAATGCCAATCAAACGATTCAAAGTGCCGTATGTGAGTACTAATAAGTTATTATCTATTTCTCTTTTAAGCGAATTAATTTTAACCTTGATGCATGGAAGTATGTATTCTCCGTTTTTTGCGATTTATCAGCTAAGACAGGATGCAAAGGCTTATCAACGTCAATTGGAGGAAATTGCCAACCAACCAAATATTACATCTGAATTTTATAGAGAACATGTGGATTCTGCTATTCAAAGACCAGAAAATATAAAAGAAAAACCAAATGTTGTTTTACTTTTTGTAGAGGGGTTGTCTCAAAATATTATTGATGATAGTCGAGCGATTATGCCTACAGTGGCTAAAGTACAAAAAGAATCCTTGAATTTCAGCAATTATTATAATCATACCTTTGCGACCTATCGGGGTATCATCGGACAGCTCTATTCAGGATATCAATTAGACAACTATGATAATAATACGCTGATTTCCATACAAGATGTACTAGCTAATGAAGGCTATCAAACATCTTTTATCAATGTTGAGCCAAGCAACACCCAATTTACGACTTACCTAGAATCTTTGAATTTCCAAAATCTAATCTCAGATCCTAGTAAATCCTACTCAGGACATAATGGAACGGTTTCTGATAAAGAAGCATTTGAGATTCTCTATGACACTATTGAGCAGCAGGCTAAGGAAGACAAACCATTCTTTACAGCCATGTATACTTTTGGAACGCATATTACCTTAAATTCACCACATGAAAAGTATGGTGATGGTCATAGTCCACTATTAAATCGTTTTTATAATTTCGATGTGCAGTTTAAAAAATTTATAGAAAAGTTTAAAGAGAGTGGGCTAGCCCAAAATACGGTACTCGTATTTGCAGTAGATCATGCAACCTATCAGGACGCAGAATTTATTAGTGTATTCCCAGGATATGCTAGGGCCAATCCAGATGTGGACATAGTACCTTTCTTTATGTATCATGACGGAATAATGGCTCGAACAGTAGATGTGAAGGGACGAAATTCCATTGATATGGCTCCAACTATTTTAGATTATATGGATATCAATCGGGAAAATTATTTCTTAGGAACGAGTCTATTTTTCCCAAAAGAAAACAACAATTCATTTGACACAGTCTTTTTTGACAATAGTTTCTTATTATCAACGGATCAAAATAGGGTTGAGCCTTTATCAGAAGCCTCTAAAGAGATTATTGAGGCCCAACTCCAAAAATATTTTGCTGCAAAAACGCAGCCACCGATGAAACCGTGA
- a CDS encoding EbsA family protein: MIKIFGRIRYHWQPELSWSIIYWSLAITPAFLALSLILERLRISDTIIQLFVLVIVMFGIGWHRYFVIEEDHLKIASANPFATKKIQIATISKIEVTYLFIKLFSQEFPEGKIYYIRKWPKKYFINALALNPRFQGEIVLTDHLITQDYFEEYYANKD, translated from the coding sequence ATGATTAAGATATTTGGTCGGATTCGATACCACTGGCAGCCAGAATTATCCTGGTCGATTATTTATTGGTCCTTAGCTATTACTCCTGCTTTTCTGGCCTTATCGCTAATCTTAGAAAGACTACGTATATCGGATACGATTATTCAGCTATTTGTCCTAGTTATTGTCATGTTTGGAATAGGCTGGCATCGGTATTTTGTGATTGAGGAAGACCATTTAAAAATTGCCTCGGCGAATCCATTTGCCACAAAGAAAATTCAGATCGCAACCATTTCCAAAATAGAGGTGACCTATCTGTTTATCAAGCTCTTTTCGCAAGAATTTCCTGAGGGAAAAATTTACTATATACGTAAATGGCCTAAGAAGTATTTTATCAATGCTCTGGCTCTGAATCCCCGTTTTCAAGGGGAAATCGTCTTAACCGATCATTTGATTACGCAAGACTATTTTGAAGAATACTATGCGAATAAAGATTAG
- a CDS encoding ferredoxin translates to MKIKLYPEKCIACGLCQTISDVFDYDDDGIVLFADHHQETTIELANRNDALLAAKSCPTKAISAD, encoded by the coding sequence ATGAAAATCAAACTTTATCCAGAAAAATGTATTGCTTGTGGACTTTGTCAAACCATTTCGGACGTTTTTGACTATGATGATGACGGTATTGTCTTGTTTGCTGACCATCATCAAGAAACAACGATTGAACTTGCTAATCGAAACGACGCACTTCTTGCAGCCAAATCCTGTCCTACAAAAGCTATCTCTGCTGACTAA